The genomic DNA GGATTAATTTTGAGTTGTTCCCTAACCCATTCTTTATTGTTTTTGATTAATTTATCATAGGCTGCTTTATTTTCATTCATATCTTTTCTCCTGTTCTGAAACTTTCTGATCATACCGCCATAGATCACGGTTATATTTTTTTCTACTGCAACTTGTTTGAAATCAAGTATTGCCGCTTCTATATCACTATCTATATATAATGTTTTACTTGAATCTATCTCCAGTATTGTGTTTACTGGCACTGTAGTTAAGAATTTAATGATCTTATATTTGTGTAAAAAATGTACACTCTCTCCAAGAAGGAGACGTTTCTTATTACCATAGTCTTCAACTATAAAGGAAGGTGAATGATAACTCTTCGCTACAATAAGCAAAGCAGCAACCACAATTCCAATTGTTACCCCTATAAGTAAATCTGTAAGCAGTATACTTGCTACCGTTATAATACTTGGAATAATTTGATCCCAACCTTGCTGATAATGCTTAATGAAATTGCTTGGGCTTGCAAGTTTGTAACCAGTGTAGATTAAAATAGCAGCCAAGCCTGCTAGTGGAATGTAATTCAAATATTGTGCAAAAAATACCATGCCGGCAAGAATAAGTACTCCATGCAAGATTGTTGAGAGCTTGCTTTGAGCACCTGCAGCAAGATTAACAGAGCTTCTAACGATGACGGAAGTTATCGGCAAGCCACCAAGTAGTCCAGAAGTGATGTTACCAATTCCCTGCGCAAATAATTCTCTATTGGCAGGAGTAATGCGTCGCTGTGGATCTAAATTATCCACCGCTTCAATTGATAGCAGGGTTTCAACAGAAGCAACCAAGGCAATAGTTATGGCTAAAGTATAAACCTGGGATTGTTTGAGAACTTCCCATGCTGGTAACTTAGATTCTTGAAGGAAACTCGTTAAATTATTTACAGTTGGTATGTTAACAAAGTGATCTGCTGTCAAGCCAGGATCAGCAAAGTTTTGATATGTAAATGCAGCCAAGGTACTGAGCAAGACTAAAATTACAGAACCAGGAATAGATCTGATTTGTTTTGGCACATAATGATCCCAAAAAGCAAGAAAGACAAGACCGGCAATGCCAATGCTGGAGATGGCTGGATGAATACGAGAGAAAGAATGTATAATTGTAGTAAAAGTATTTTGTTCTTGAAGTCCCATGAGAGCTGATGCGTCAGTGATATCTTCATGAGTTAGATGAAATTCCTGCACGCCCATTACTTCTACGTCATAACCAAGCAAATGTGGGAATTGTTTAAATATTAATATCAGACCAATTGCTGCAAGCATTCCATGAATCACACAATGAGGAATATATTTAGATAGAACCCCTGCTCGTAACCTACTTAATAATATTTGGAATATTCCCGCAATTACAACAGCCAGGACAAAAGCTTCATATGAACCGAGGTCATGAATACCAGCAATAGCCACAGAAGTTAAACCAGCCGCCGGTCCACTCACACTGAGCGGTGATTTACTAATAAAACCAACGACTATTCCACCGATGATTCCAGAAACCAAGCCAGAAAGCAAAGGTGCGCCCGAAGCATGAGCTATACCTAAACACAAAGGCACAGCAACAAAAAAAACCACTACACTTGCTGATAAATCTTTAGTTATAGTCTTTTGTTGTGACAGGGTCATTGCTTGTAATTGTAAGCTATTTTACAGAACGGGGTACTTGACACATCTCCATAGTTCAGCTTTTGTAGATAATTTTTGCGACAATGGAGCTTTAATTTCTACGGCTCCCCCTACGGGATGCGTTTTGCAACCATAAGGTGGGGTTTGAGGTAAACATGCACACAGTAAACAAGTTTTTTGGAGCTACTGGTTAGGCTTTCGGGCCCTTAATGGATTATTTCAGCAACTTTTCTGATGGGTTTGAGGTGGAAATGGTTATAATTCAGAAGTTTGCAGAGACTAAGTAGAGTAATTTATGAAAATACTACTAAAGCACTTGTATCCAGTTTGGGTTGTCCACTCTAGTTTAAAGGAGTTGATTCACGTATATTAAGCCGCCATATTAGACCAAAAGCTAATCACCGTACGAATGTTTGCGTTATAAGCTTCAAGAAAACCTTCCTTGACTATATACAAGTTGGCACCATTCTCAGAACAAAACTTAATATCATCAGGATTACTAGAAGTAGTAAGCATAA from Cyanobacteriota bacterium includes the following:
- a CDS encoding SulP family inorganic anion transporter — translated: MTLSQQKTITKDLSASVVVFFVAVPLCLGIAHASGAPLLSGLVSGIIGGIVVGFISKSPLSVSGPAAGLTSVAIAGIHDLGSYEAFVLAVVIAGIFQILLSRLRAGVLSKYIPHCVIHGMLAAIGLILIFKQFPHLLGYDVEVMGVQEFHLTHEDITDASALMGLQEQNTFTTIIHSFSRIHPAISSIGIAGLVFLAFWDHYVPKQIRSIPGSVILVLLSTLAAFTYQNFADPGLTADHFVNIPTVNNLTSFLQESKLPAWEVLKQSQVYTLAITIALVASVETLLSIEAVDNLDPQRRITPANRELFAQGIGNITSGLLGGLPITSVIVRSSVNLAAGAQSKLSTILHGVLILAGMVFFAQYLNYIPLAGLAAILIYTGYKLASPSNFIKHYQQGWDQIIPSIITVASILLTDLLIGVTIGIVVAALLIVAKSYHSPSFIVEDYGNKKRLLLGESVHFLHKYKIIKFLTTVPVNTILEIDSSKTLYIDSDIEAAILDFKQVAVEKNITVIYGGMIRKFQNRRKDMNENKAAYDKLIKNNKEWVREQLKINPEYFNELSQGQAPEYLFIGCSDSRVPAEDITKCRSGEMFVHRNIANLVINADINVMSVLQYAVEVLNVKHIILCGHYGCGGIKAAMENKDYGLINQWLMNIKDIHRLHQQELDAITDEAQRYRRLVELNAIEQAYNLIKIPFVQKNRSLYGTPEIHAWAYDIETGYINDLVLDKSVCNEKDSIYMSY